The segment GACTTCCTGGACATTCACGCCCAGTTGCCCGCGGCTGACCTTGCCCTTGGCCTTGATCTGGTCGGCCACGCCAATGGCGAGGTCGATGGGAATGGCGAAGGAAATGCCCATGAAACCGCCCGAACGGCTGTAGATCTGCGAGTTGATGCCGACCACTTCGCCTTTCAGATTGAACAGCGGGCCGCCCGAGTTGCCGGGGTTGATCGCGACGTCGGTCTGGATGAAGGGCACGTAGTTCTCGTCGGGCAGGCTGCGGCCCTTGGCCGACACGATGCCGGCCGTCACCGAGTTCTCGAAGCCGAAGGGCGCGCCGATCGCCGCGACCCATTCGCCGACCTTCAGCTGGGTGGGGTCGCCGATTTTCACGGTCGGGAGGCTCTTGGCGTCGACTTTCAGCACCGCCACATCCGTACGCTTGTCAAGACCGATGAGCCGCGCCTTCAGTTCGCGCTTGTCCGTCATCATCACCTTGATTTGCGGACTGCCCTGCACGACGTGTGCGTTCGTCATGATGTAGCCGTCCTCGCTGATGATGAAGCCCGAGCCGAACGATACGCCTTCGTTCGGACCGTCCTGGGGACCCGGCTGTTGGGGCTGCTGCGGGATCAGCCGACGGAAGAAATCGTAGAGGGGGTCGTCCTCGGGAATCGAGAAGGGCAGTTCCGGCTGGGGTTGTCCGCTCTCTACCCGGTTCGCCTGGATGTTGACGACCGCCGGACCTTCGCGGTCGACGAGCTGGGTGAAGTCCGGCAGCAGCATCGCGACACGGCCGTTTTCCTGGGCGGGAATGGCGACCGGCGCGGGCTGTTCCTTCTTGAAGAAGCGCTCGACCTTGTCGCAGCCCGTCAGGGCCGAGGCGGTCAACGTTGCCACCAAGAGAGTGCGAAGACAGATATTCACCAGATCGTCCTTTTTCCGTGGAGCCAGGAGAAACTACGTGGTGGCATCCTTCCGGTGTTTCAAGTTTGCGAAGTTAGCCTGATTGTATCAGAGCCTTCATCATAGCGGTTTGGCGGGATATTCACACAGGGCGCTGATCGGGCAGCGCTCGCACTCCGGACGACGCGCCTTGCAAATATACCGGCCGTGCAGGATCAGCCAGTGGTGCGCGTCGAGACGGAACTCCGCCGGCACCACCTTCATCAGTTTGTCCTCGACCGCGCGCACATCCTTTCCCGGTGCGAGCCGCGTGCGGTTCGCCACCCGGAAAATGTGCGTGTCCACCGCGATCGTGGGTTGGCCGAACGCGGTGTTGAGCACGACGTTGGCGGTCTTGCGTCCGACCCCGGGCAGCGCTTCGAGCGCTTCGCGGTCGGCGGGCACTTCGCCGCCATGCTTTTCCAGAAGCAGCCGGCAGGTGGCGATGACATGGCGCGCCTTGGAGCGGAACAGGCCGATGGTCTTGATGTATTCGCAAAGGCCGTCCTCGCCGAGCGCGAGGATGGCCTCGGGCGTGCCCGCGACCGGAAAGAGCCGTCGCGTCGCCTTGTTGACGCCGACGTCGGTGGCCTGGGCGGACAACAGGACCGCGATCAGCAGCTGGAACGGGGTGCCGTATTCGAGCTCGGTGGTCGGATGCGGATTGACATCGCGCAGAATGCGAAAAATGGCCTGGCGTTTTTCCGGGTTCACTCGGGGTCCTTCGGTGAGGTGCGGGCCGCGTCGCGCTCCGCCCGCAAGGCGGCGGCGCGTTCCATCGCGGCGCGGATCAGCGCGGTTTTGTCATCGGCGGCCGGCGCCGCGCCGCGCGCTTCCCGGGCGCGCTCCATCGCGCGGCGGATCACTTCGTCGCGGTCGGCCGCGGCCGGCGCGACCGCAGCCGGGGCGGCCACCCGGGGGGCCGCCGGAGGCACCGCGGCTCGGCGGGCCAGGCGGAGGGCTTTTTCTTCCCTGTCGCGCGCCTGTCGCCGCTGCCGGTATTCGTAGCGGTATTCGGCCTGGCGGGCCCGGGCGAGCAGGCGCTCCCGTGTTTCGTCGTTCGGGTCGTCCACCGGCACAAGATCGATGCAGTCCACCGGACAGGGGGCGATGCATAATTCGCAGCCGGTGCACTCGGCGGCGATGACCGTGTGCATTTTCTTTGCGGCGCCGACGATGGCGTCCACCGGACAGGCCTGGATGCACAGTGTGCAGCCGATACAGGTGTCCTCGCGGATCACCGCCAGCGCGCGCGGCCTGGGTTGGGGCCCGCCCGGGTCGAACGGAATCGCCTCGACGCCGAGCAGCCCGGCCAGCGCGCGGATGCCCTCCGTGCCTCCCGGTGGGCAACGGTTAACGGCCTCGCTCCCTTGCGCCAGCGCTTCGGCATAGGGAAGACAGCCAGGATGCCCGCACTGGCCGCACTGGGTCTGCGGCAAAAGGGCGTTGATCCGGGCAACGAGGCTGGGGTTGGCTGACATGGCGGACGGTTCTGTGTCGAAACCTGTCATTATCCGTGCTGGAGGGACGCCGTTCAACTCCCGGATCCGCGCGTCAGTCCAGCAGCGTTTGCGACAGGTGGGTCTGCAGTTTGCGCGCCTGGCGCAAGGCCTCGCGCAGGATACGGTGCTCCAGCGCAGTGAGGGCATCCGGATCGATGAGGTTATCGGGTGTCCG is part of the Paludibacterium paludis genome and harbors:
- the rsxB gene encoding electron transport complex subunit RsxB, coding for MSANPSLVARINALLPQTQCGQCGHPGCLPYAEALAQGSEAVNRCPPGGTEGIRALAGLLGVEAIPFDPGGPQPRPRALAVIREDTCIGCTLCIQACPVDAIVGAAKKMHTVIAAECTGCELCIAPCPVDCIDLVPVDDPNDETRERLLARARQAEYRYEYRQRRQARDREEKALRLARRAAVPPAAPRVAAPAAVAPAAADRDEVIRRAMERAREARGAAPAADDKTALIRAAMERAAALRAERDAARTSPKDPE
- a CDS encoding DegQ family serine endoprotease codes for the protein MNICLRTLLVATLTASALTGCDKVERFFKKEQPAPVAIPAQENGRVAMLLPDFTQLVDREGPAVVNIQANRVESGQPQPELPFSIPEDDPLYDFFRRLIPQQPQQPGPQDGPNEGVSFGSGFIISEDGYIMTNAHVVQGSPQIKVMMTDKRELKARLIGLDKRTDVAVLKVDAKSLPTVKIGDPTQLKVGEWVAAIGAPFGFENSVTAGIVSAKGRSLPDENYVPFIQTDVAINPGNSGGPLFNLKGEVVGINSQIYSRSGGFMGISFAIPIDLAIGVADQIKAKGKVSRGQLGVNVQEVSQPLAQSFGLGGAHGALVVRVEPGGPADKAGLQAGDIILKVNDKAIESSRELPVVIGTMKPGNKISLLVWRKGQEKNLDAVLSELSQETIQDMPADGPQGQSYQFGKLGLTVAELGAAQLQQLGLSGGLLVQKAQGVAARSGLQHGDIIIGVNQTKVATVKQFEKALADSRGNIALLVRRMDNTLFVPLRLN
- the nth gene encoding endonuclease III, whose translation is MNPEKRQAIFRILRDVNPHPTTELEYGTPFQLLIAVLLSAQATDVGVNKATRRLFPVAGTPEAILALGEDGLCEYIKTIGLFRSKARHVIATCRLLLEKHGGEVPADREALEALPGVGRKTANVVLNTAFGQPTIAVDTHIFRVANRTRLAPGKDVRAVEDKLMKVVPAEFRLDAHHWLILHGRYICKARRPECERCPISALCEYPAKPL